The following coding sequences lie in one Niabella agricola genomic window:
- a CDS encoding site-specific integrase, translating to MISKNQTLNILFYLKGKKATKDGKIPIYVRVTIDGYRDEFSTGCKAFRNSWDNDHKQVLASAPDHRQINKKLLRIEVDLQRHFDLIQAKKGIATPQSVISSYQAPVKAEQERLEKIENASFSQTLDELMDSYIKYNKKALAASKNGKQPGIGLLALFEQEKAALEEATEALVKKVNPIFDKKDRPKTLLLALNHYLLGFLQYCYAGERSPNTLEKLIGRKRRYQDFIQYRYLTDDIPLDAVESTFIEELLKHQITLYKVGQNAAMKYCQTIKEIMEIAAAKKWVPFNVFSTFKCRYKRPKHDWLNFEECLALEAYNFDTIELNEARDMYIFQSFCGFGYAELEALRPEDVITEFDGKLWIGRDRQKTGVNESVPLLPVCLKIIEKYKNHPVCLRTGKLLPVPSNQQYNRLLKEIAQILNFKIDLRTHKARFFMANVVTHNQGVDLKTTGKILGQKSIKTTEIYVEPDKSIISQNMAMVEEKLFNDDGSFRGKHTIPLSKEKPKSGITVYSSNISVSYSLKRVS from the coding sequence ATGATTTCAAAAAATCAAACACTGAACATTTTGTTTTACCTAAAAGGTAAAAAGGCCACCAAGGATGGTAAGATTCCTATCTATGTCCGCGTGACCATTGACGGCTACCGGGATGAATTTTCTACCGGTTGTAAAGCATTTCGAAACTCTTGGGACAACGACCACAAACAAGTGTTAGCCTCAGCTCCTGATCACCGGCAGATCAACAAAAAACTGCTGAGAATTGAGGTCGATTTACAACGTCACTTTGACCTCATCCAGGCAAAAAAAGGTATTGCAACACCGCAATCTGTAATAAGTTCTTATCAGGCTCCCGTAAAAGCCGAACAGGAACGATTGGAAAAAATAGAGAATGCATCCTTCTCTCAAACCCTCGATGAATTAATGGACTCCTATATCAAATACAACAAAAAGGCGTTGGCTGCGTCCAAAAACGGCAAACAACCGGGCATCGGACTATTAGCCCTATTTGAGCAGGAAAAAGCTGCACTGGAGGAGGCAACTGAAGCACTTGTAAAAAAAGTAAATCCAATATTTGATAAGAAAGATCGCCCTAAAACGCTGTTGCTTGCCTTAAATCATTACCTCCTAGGGTTTCTCCAATACTGCTATGCAGGAGAACGCTCTCCAAACACTTTAGAGAAACTGATCGGTCGCAAAAGACGATATCAGGACTTCATACAGTACCGCTATCTAACCGACGATATCCCTTTAGATGCAGTTGAGTCAACATTTATTGAGGAGCTGCTTAAACACCAAATCACACTGTACAAGGTTGGGCAAAATGCGGCCATGAAATATTGTCAAACCATAAAGGAAATTATGGAAATCGCTGCCGCCAAGAAATGGGTACCATTCAATGTTTTTTCGACATTTAAATGCCGCTACAAACGGCCAAAACATGACTGGCTCAATTTTGAGGAATGCCTGGCTTTAGAAGCGTATAATTTTGATACCATAGAACTCAATGAAGCGAGGGATATGTACATATTTCAAAGCTTCTGCGGCTTCGGGTATGCTGAGCTAGAAGCCTTGCGACCCGAAGATGTTATAACGGAGTTCGATGGAAAATTGTGGATAGGCCGCGATCGACAAAAAACCGGAGTAAATGAGTCTGTGCCTTTATTACCTGTTTGTTTGAAAATTATCGAAAAGTATAAAAACCATCCTGTTTGCCTGCGCACGGGAAAATTATTACCTGTACCGAGTAACCAGCAATATAACAGATTATTAAAAGAGATCGCCCAGATACTGAATTTCAAAATCGATCTTAGAACTCATAAAGCCCGCTTTTTTATGGCGAATGTTGTGACCCACAATCAAGGAGTAGATTTGAAAACCACAGGCAAGATACTGGGTCAGAAATCAATCAAAACAACAGAAATCTATGTCGAACCGGACAAAAGTATTATTAGTCAAAATATGGCAATGGTCGAAGAAAAATTATTTAATGACGACGGCTCATTTAGGGGAAAACACACAATTCCCCTCTCGAAAGAAAAGCCCAAATCGGGCATCACCGTATATAGTAGCAATATCTCGGTGAGCTATTCGCTAAAAAGGGTATCATAG
- a CDS encoding ATP-binding protein, with translation MYENPIIPATLYKLAAKIVVKDNLEGSGILFLPKNEDGRIYIITAKHCLIGKDGRFQTNPLNISVHLGNGQTIYHLTIKDKIIYHESEDIALIIVSKSDLETLYQPIPPIGLISENGGELQTVFYGFPKGFPEHAPIRVNTSLLPPLVDNTIFLESALESETNLTELTVEGFSGSGICLVAGGNVYLLGIVTHFEEWKRFRGVNIKALESLLHLAQLPPEPPIVIETDPSLIENYEVLERNSADVLSNIDEEISNIHIERKVLMSQTIALLENNDAVLISGIAGVGKSTFCKMLLKHLKHISNAKIISFSGAQICRNSTTELLASLNINQQFDRLLNSKDLSGLKIIYIDSGEKAIESGQIEILKDILRLPERYPGLKVILSIRTYALGQTAFGLINESKIKSARVTLELLTTEELAPLIARHQKIKNLLGNAKIEAFIRTPFYLKQVIQIQDEINPDEIDETGLKIKLWDRLIRKDNHAREIVFQTIAIERAKQITPYIPLREHVDPAILNNLLSDNLLVSSSDSIGIKQYAPSHDVFEDWALVRHIQMLFVESEGNLKNCFSRAGNSYAVRRGFRFWLQELYRTTPIKAADISLKILEHGKIEEHWKNEALTALLNSNACYQFLHSNSALLLAGKAALFEKVVHLLRTGCKIVGDRLAEPSYHDDREYLTSSSLLPIGPGWLAVIRFVDENFEQVSSNYFLYSYLLLDWQNAPLELTNNCISYALSLASKLIELHKAKYKEDKESPNDMLAVGLVKLLFRLCPIDVDLTATFIKSSFDFVSKSAQDRSRNRSLLDYHLEDFHEKVIEIVLSFGASEHLCMSMPELMMSVCRFEWIAPPQQPKQTIPIGKSLIDMVDIEEGFLDKSERYFGLNPGTKREYSPASALQTPLLHLLRYHTHEAVGFIIELLNETIVSYMKHPKVIKSGTIKTISFRLSDETMITQFGDDEIWKMYRGHMSTPDLLQSMLMALEHYVLGLAVDNTRESRLLLAEIIDRLYKESKTVATTAIIASVSMAYPFVVRENMIPLFRCKEFLLWDLQRRLSEQNIFLMMEFNAERQKFRDERFASKNLPHRLDHLEHLIFKMSFYEDFHKDVIAIIDSYQQEISLGADNGLEFDHWPNMLFRMDRRNYLAREYEDEQVKGVIFEPVVPKDSKIASDMKKSPENQGLKVWYWCNQILDKGRQEANTFDEWQDYYSICRAISEDDILIDKGHNSPAGISLIGINYYWSKLAASEKEWIVSAIINICSAITNQERAKYTDPLAMLSASYGLFDKDPAIESITILLRLDIPEGDKIKIRALIIDLIHLLPISDGLSQPLFEKAARELWISDPSIAIGCFRSLLKMSCSDLSHLKEREVAISEDELRKLNAAFDYNFRVDYINRIYLDKAFLVLSQCERIDEEGLAFLIAYLAFLMNDTYKKERHRENYYNEHKYYDGALHFQKHFGTLVLKHLDEEKAIQLFLSLIEFVLVEEEGTLSHLTDDSFEMIRRSLKETILTQDRLNCDTNRFSKLWKILMAKTYKSRRLALLPFLLLSIDWKDSARSWAAVDATPSFYEDVIIYLGHYMPGSVVKLLGGIGFQALFPRSIELLLLTINNAEGADWLLNYFAEKYIQRIFFQHRRTIVSDSTLRRDFLSILDIMIQKGSSIAFITREGILSASHS, from the coding sequence ATGTACGAAAATCCTATAATACCAGCAACACTGTATAAACTTGCCGCAAAAATAGTTGTCAAGGATAACCTTGAAGGATCCGGGATTCTTTTTTTGCCGAAAAATGAAGATGGGAGAATCTATATAATTACAGCAAAACACTGCTTAATAGGAAAAGATGGGCGATTTCAGACGAACCCATTAAACATATCTGTTCATTTAGGTAATGGACAAACGATTTACCATCTTACTATAAAGGACAAGATTATTTATCATGAATCCGAGGATATTGCATTAATTATCGTATCAAAATCTGACTTGGAGACACTCTACCAGCCAATACCACCAATTGGCCTTATAAGTGAAAATGGGGGTGAGTTGCAAACAGTATTCTATGGTTTTCCCAAAGGATTTCCTGAACATGCCCCAATTAGGGTGAATACATCATTGCTGCCTCCTCTTGTAGATAATACAATTTTTTTAGAATCAGCCCTTGAATCAGAAACAAACCTTACAGAATTAACAGTAGAAGGGTTTTCAGGTAGCGGAATATGTCTTGTCGCTGGCGGTAACGTTTATCTTTTAGGCATTGTTACGCATTTTGAGGAGTGGAAGCGATTTAGGGGTGTAAATATAAAAGCTTTAGAGTCGCTGTTACATTTAGCGCAACTACCGCCGGAACCACCGATAGTTATAGAGACTGATCCAAGCTTAATTGAGAACTACGAAGTACTTGAAAGAAATAGCGCAGATGTCCTGAGTAATATTGATGAAGAAATCAGCAATATTCACATTGAGAGAAAAGTATTGATGTCTCAAACGATTGCTCTATTGGAAAACAACGACGCGGTACTTATTTCGGGAATAGCAGGTGTTGGTAAATCGACATTCTGTAAAATGTTGCTGAAGCATCTTAAACATATCAGCAATGCTAAGATTATTTCCTTTAGCGGTGCGCAGATATGTCGAAATAGCACAACAGAATTGTTGGCGTCACTAAATATCAACCAGCAATTTGATCGGCTACTAAATAGTAAGGATCTGTCTGGTTTAAAAATTATCTACATCGATAGTGGGGAAAAAGCAATTGAGAGTGGCCAGATCGAAATTCTAAAAGATATCCTACGGTTGCCAGAAAGGTACCCTGGTCTCAAAGTTATCTTATCGATTAGGACTTACGCGCTCGGTCAAACTGCCTTTGGCCTAATTAATGAATCAAAAATAAAGAGCGCCCGTGTAACCCTTGAACTGTTGACAACTGAAGAATTAGCACCGTTAATTGCAAGACATCAAAAAATTAAAAATCTGTTAGGCAACGCCAAGATTGAAGCGTTTATAAGAACCCCATTTTATTTAAAGCAGGTCATCCAGATTCAAGACGAAATCAATCCCGACGAAATCGACGAGACCGGCCTGAAAATCAAACTTTGGGATCGGCTTATTCGCAAAGATAATCACGCAAGAGAAATCGTTTTTCAAACGATTGCTATTGAAAGAGCTAAGCAAATTACACCTTATATACCATTAAGGGAACATGTAGATCCGGCAATTTTAAACAACTTACTTTCCGATAATTTACTCGTCTCATCCTCCGATAGTATAGGTATCAAGCAATACGCGCCCTCCCACGATGTATTTGAGGATTGGGCTTTGGTCAGGCATATTCAGATGTTATTCGTCGAATCAGAGGGGAATCTAAAAAATTGTTTTTCTAGAGCAGGGAATTCTTATGCGGTCCGTAGAGGTTTCAGATTTTGGTTACAGGAACTTTACAGAACAACACCAATAAAAGCAGCCGATATATCACTCAAAATACTCGAACACGGAAAAATTGAAGAACATTGGAAAAATGAAGCACTTACGGCATTGCTAAATTCGAATGCCTGTTACCAGTTTCTTCACTCGAATAGCGCACTTTTGCTCGCAGGCAAGGCAGCTTTATTTGAAAAGGTTGTCCATTTACTAAGAACTGGTTGTAAAATTGTCGGCGACAGACTAGCTGAACCATCTTATCATGACGACCGGGAGTATTTGACAAGTAGCAGCTTACTGCCGATAGGCCCAGGATGGTTAGCTGTAATTAGATTCGTCGATGAAAATTTCGAACAGGTTTCGTCCAATTACTTTCTGTACTCATACCTATTGCTTGATTGGCAAAACGCCCCCCTGGAGCTGACAAATAATTGTATCTCTTATGCGTTAAGTCTCGCATCAAAATTGATCGAATTACATAAGGCGAAGTATAAAGAGGACAAGGAGAGTCCAAATGATATGCTGGCAGTCGGATTGGTTAAGTTGCTTTTTAGACTTTGTCCAATAGACGTTGATCTCACTGCAACCTTTATAAAGAGCTCTTTTGACTTCGTGAGTAAAAGCGCCCAAGATCGATCCCGCAACCGTAGTCTTCTTGATTATCATCTAGAGGATTTTCACGAAAAAGTAATTGAAATAGTTTTGTCCTTTGGAGCAAGCGAACATTTATGTATGTCAATGCCCGAATTGATGATGTCGGTTTGCCGCTTTGAATGGATTGCACCACCTCAACAGCCGAAGCAGACAATTCCAATCGGGAAATCTCTTATTGATATGGTTGATATAGAAGAAGGATTTCTTGATAAAAGTGAAAGATACTTTGGACTGAATCCCGGTACCAAAAGAGAATATAGTCCCGCAAGCGCTTTACAAACCCCCTTGTTGCATTTACTAAGGTATCATACCCACGAAGCTGTCGGCTTTATAATTGAGCTGCTTAACGAAACAATCGTCTCTTATATGAAACACCCTAAAGTTATAAAATCGGGCACTATTAAGACGATTTCGTTTAGACTCAGCGATGAAACGATGATCACACAATTTGGAGATGACGAGATCTGGAAAATGTACAGAGGTCACATGTCAACTCCCGATTTATTACAGAGCATGTTGATGGCTTTAGAGCATTATGTACTTGGTCTTGCAGTTGACAATACGAGGGAAAGCCGATTACTCCTGGCTGAAATTATTGATAGATTATACAAAGAGAGTAAAACTGTAGCAACAACTGCGATAATAGCTAGTGTCTCTATGGCTTATCCATTTGTTGTTAGGGAGAATATGATCCCTTTATTTCGTTGTAAAGAATTTTTGCTGTGGGATCTCCAACGACGACTTTCGGAACAAAATATCTTTCTGATGATGGAGTTTAATGCCGAGCGTCAAAAATTCCGTGATGAAAGATTCGCATCCAAGAATCTTCCGCATCGACTTGACCATCTGGAGCATTTAATTTTCAAGATGTCTTTTTACGAGGATTTTCACAAAGACGTTATAGCAATAATTGACTCCTATCAACAGGAAATTTCCTTGGGTGCCGACAATGGCCTAGAGTTCGACCACTGGCCAAATATGTTGTTTAGAATGGATCGGCGAAATTATTTGGCGCGCGAGTATGAAGATGAGCAAGTGAAGGGGGTAATATTCGAGCCTGTAGTTCCCAAAGATTCAAAGATTGCTAGTGATATGAAAAAAAGTCCAGAGAACCAGGGACTGAAGGTGTGGTATTGGTGCAACCAGATTTTAGACAAAGGGCGCCAAGAAGCAAATACTTTTGATGAATGGCAGGACTACTATTCAATATGTCGGGCTATATCTGAAGATGATATATTGATAGACAAAGGGCACAATTCACCTGCTGGGATTTCATTAATAGGTATAAATTATTATTGGTCAAAGCTGGCAGCATCAGAAAAAGAATGGATAGTTAGTGCGATCATCAACATATGTAGCGCAATTACTAACCAGGAGCGGGCGAAATACACTGATCCTTTGGCCATGCTTTCGGCATCGTACGGCTTATTTGATAAAGATCCTGCCATAGAATCCATAACGATACTTCTTAGACTTGATATTCCGGAAGGTGATAAAATAAAAATTAGAGCATTGATAATTGATCTGATTCACTTGCTGCCAATTTCAGATGGCTTAAGTCAACCATTGTTCGAGAAGGCCGCACGCGAGCTTTGGATATCCGATCCAAGTATTGCGATTGGATGTTTCCGATCATTATTGAAAATGAGTTGTAGTGATCTTTCACACCTTAAAGAAAGAGAGGTGGCCATCTCGGAAGACGAATTAAGGAAGTTAAATGCTGCGTTTGATTATAACTTTAGAGTAGACTACATTAATCGAATATATTTGGATAAGGCATTTCTCGTTTTGTCACAATGTGAGCGAATTGACGAGGAAGGCCTCGCTTTTCTGATCGCATATTTGGCTTTTTTGATGAATGACACTTATAAAAAAGAGCGTCATAGAGAGAATTACTATAATGAGCACAAATATTACGACGGCGCTCTTCATTTTCAAAAGCATTTTGGTACATTGGTACTTAAGCATTTGGATGAGGAAAAGGCAATACAATTATTTCTCTCTTTAATAGAATTTGTACTTGTGGAAGAGGAAGGGACGCTGTCACATCTGACGGATGATTCTTTTGAAATGATCAGGCGATCTTTAAAGGAAACTATTCTTACGCAGGATCGTCTAAATTGTGATACCAATAGGTTTAGCAAGCTTTGGAAAATTCTTATGGCTAAAACCTATAAGTCTAGGCGGCTGGCTTTATTGCCGTTTTTATTGCTTAGCATAGATTGGAAGGACTCTGCCAGAAGTTGGGCTGCAGTCGACGCTACTCCTAGTTTTTATGAAGATGTTATTATTTATTTGGGACACTATATGCCAGGAAGTGTTGTTAAATTATTAGGAGGAATAGGCTTCCAGGCCTTGTTCCCTAGGAGTATTGAATTACTTCTATTGACGATCAATAATGCTGAAGGGGCCGATTGGTTGCTGAATTATTTTGCTGAAAAGTATATTCAAAGGATCTTTTTTCAACACCGTCGAACTATTGTTTCTGATAGTACACTGCGTAGAGACTTTTTGTCCATTTTGGATATTATGATTCAAAAAGGTTCTTCAATTGCCTTTATTACCAGGGAGGGGATATTGTCGGCTTCACACAGCTAG
- a CDS encoding ComEC/Rec2 family competence protein, with the protein MQEKKQLEEAQNVISILTSRSDFNFAGSISIKFLSVFCGDAILIRYESIDNRFYNILIDSGFVKTYKSILKPELLKIKYAGEKIDIVIGTHYDGDHIGGLLAFVNDKDFDLLEMVERWMINFDLPLADPQGAVSIRQLLTLKTKLKEANKLNEEAITTRCTEIVLAGLSLIVLSPDSAHYEKAKDAVETESRQIARSGNDYHITIDEFSRVIHVEHEEDDSVANGSSIALLLRAKEYSSLLLGDAFPSVICQSIRNLGYNESSPLIVDSLKLSHHASKFNISNELLSIIKCSNYLISANAINRYNLPHKESIARILLHSARNKSTHYRFYFTTRNKILEEMFLVDGSEIFNRLNFSLHFPDSPHSGILLP; encoded by the coding sequence ATGCAGGAAAAGAAGCAATTAGAAGAAGCCCAAAATGTGATTTCGATTTTGACAAGCAGATCGGATTTTAATTTTGCAGGTTCAATATCGATTAAGTTTCTAAGCGTTTTTTGTGGTGACGCAATATTAATTCGGTATGAGTCGATAGATAATCGATTCTACAATATTTTAATAGATAGTGGGTTTGTAAAGACGTATAAATCCATTCTTAAACCAGAGCTACTAAAAATTAAATATGCCGGGGAAAAAATTGATATAGTAATTGGTACACACTATGATGGTGATCATATTGGCGGGTTGTTGGCGTTTGTTAATGATAAAGACTTCGATCTCCTGGAAATGGTAGAAAGGTGGATGATCAACTTCGATCTGCCTCTTGCTGATCCGCAAGGAGCGGTAAGTATTCGACAACTATTAACGCTTAAGACCAAACTTAAAGAGGCTAACAAACTAAATGAAGAAGCAATTACGACAAGGTGCACTGAAATTGTATTAGCAGGGCTTTCGCTGATTGTTCTTTCACCAGATTCGGCCCACTACGAGAAGGCCAAAGATGCGGTTGAAACTGAAAGCAGACAAATCGCAAGGTCGGGTAACGACTATCACATTACAATAGATGAATTTTCCAGAGTGATTCATGTGGAACATGAGGAAGATGATTCGGTTGCAAATGGTAGTAGTATTGCCTTATTACTTCGAGCCAAAGAATATAGCTCTTTATTATTGGGAGATGCATTTCCATCGGTAATTTGTCAGTCAATACGCAATTTAGGATATAATGAAAGTTCCCCACTAATTGTAGATTCACTAAAGCTGTCGCATCATGCCAGTAAGTTCAATATCAGTAACGAACTATTATCCATAATAAAGTGCAGCAACTATTTGATATCAGCCAACGCAATAAATAGATATAATTTGCCACACAAAGAAAGCATTGCGCGCATCTTGCTTCATAGCGCCAGAAACAAATCGACTCACTACAGGTTCTATTTTACAACCCGGAATAAAATATTGGAGGAAATGTTTCTTGTAGATGGATCTGAAATTTTTAATAGACTCAATTTTAGTCTTCATTTTCCGGATAGCCCGCATAGCGGAATATTATTGCCTTAA
- a CDS encoding error-prone DNA polymerase, protein MEALRYTELQVTSNFTFRLGGSHPEELVEHADALGYKAIAITDRNSLAGIVRAHLAARGKHIKFIPACRLDLADGPSLLAYPTDRPAYSRLSSLLTRGNLRTEKGKCELYKADVYDYAQGMKFIVVPPAELNKKYDFEPAFKDAVAEYKRILGNHVYLGAIFTYQGNDTKKLFRLSQLSNSCFVPMVAINDVHYHDQKRRELQDILVCIREKCTIFNAGFRLHQNAERYLKPEQEIIRLFRQYPDAIRRTQEIADACTFSLDELRYDYPVELTTGGRTPQQELEMLAWKGAKRRFGEVIPDKIKKSLHEELDFMKRKNYAPYFLNVNKNREFADEQKILNQGRGSAANSVVCYCLGITSVDPSKFRLLFARFMSDDRDEPPDIDIDFEHERREEVIQFIYNTYGRDRAGIVATVTQVHWRTAIRDVGKAMGLSLDAVDFLAKSGYEISAGWLEGKAKAGNGFMATDPHIRKAIELAIEYEGFPRQLGQHTGGFVITNSKLFELCPILNATMEGRTCIEWNKDDIEALGFLKMDILALGMLTCVRKSFNLIEQHYGRTLTLASVPYEDDPRVYDMICQADTIGVFQIESRAQMSMLPRLRPRCFYDLVIQVAIVRPGPIQGDMVHPYLTRRNNPELISYPSKGLEEILGRTLGVPLFQEQAMEIAIVAAGFTPAEADGLRRSMATFKAKGQVTQWRQKLVSGMVERGYQEDFAGRVFKQLEGFGSYGFPESHAASFALLAYISSWIKYYYPDVFCCALLNSQPMGFYQPAQIVIDARKHGVEVRPVDVNFSQWDSTLEAATGKYHAVRLGLRQVGGAKETEMQLLVKSRTQPYRTIDQLHNIGISQASLERLADADAFRSMGLDRRDSLWQIAALADKPVGLFQGQPSESEHEPEVQLPQLSQVEHVLQDYSSTGLSLNAHPVSFVRDRLFRQKVLANKELELWPDGTFVRVSGLVLVKQRPGTASGICFITIEDETGIANLVVFQSVFKTYRKEIMHSRLLMVSGTLQKADNVTHVVVRRCYNMNWLLQEAAKPKELPARVKSKKALEQQVVQGELFPSRSFK, encoded by the coding sequence ATGGAGGCGTTAAGATATACAGAATTGCAGGTGACGAGCAACTTCACTTTCCGGCTGGGCGGGTCGCATCCGGAGGAGCTGGTTGAGCACGCGGATGCTTTGGGCTATAAAGCTATAGCCATCACCGATCGCAATAGCCTTGCGGGGATCGTACGCGCACACCTTGCAGCACGAGGAAAGCATATCAAGTTTATACCCGCCTGCAGGTTAGACCTGGCAGACGGCCCCAGCTTATTAGCTTACCCCACCGACCGGCCCGCCTATAGCCGGCTTTCCTCTTTGCTCACAAGAGGAAACCTGCGGACGGAAAAAGGGAAATGTGAGCTGTATAAAGCAGATGTGTATGATTATGCCCAGGGCATGAAATTCATTGTCGTACCACCGGCAGAGCTAAACAAAAAATACGATTTTGAGCCGGCATTTAAGGATGCCGTCGCAGAATATAAAAGAATATTGGGCAATCACGTTTACCTGGGCGCAATATTTACATACCAGGGCAATGATACAAAAAAGCTGTTCCGCTTATCACAGCTTTCGAACTCCTGCTTTGTGCCGATGGTGGCCATCAATGATGTGCATTACCATGATCAGAAGCGGCGGGAGCTACAGGATATTCTCGTCTGTATTAGAGAAAAATGTACAATATTCAACGCGGGCTTCCGATTACACCAGAATGCAGAACGCTATCTGAAACCGGAACAGGAAATTATCCGCTTGTTCCGTCAGTACCCCGATGCCATCAGGAGAACTCAGGAGATCGCTGATGCCTGTACTTTTTCGCTCGATGAGCTGCGGTACGATTACCCGGTTGAATTAACCACCGGCGGACGCACGCCCCAGCAGGAACTGGAAATGCTGGCCTGGAAAGGCGCAAAGAGACGTTTCGGGGAGGTGATCCCCGACAAGATTAAAAAGTCCTTACACGAAGAGCTCGATTTTATGAAGCGTAAGAATTACGCCCCGTACTTTCTTAACGTCAATAAGAACAGGGAATTTGCGGATGAGCAAAAGATTTTGAACCAGGGCAGAGGATCGGCAGCCAATTCCGTGGTGTGTTATTGTTTAGGAATAACCTCCGTTGATCCCTCCAAATTCCGCCTGTTATTTGCCCGCTTTATGAGCGATGACCGCGACGAGCCCCCCGATATTGATATCGATTTTGAGCATGAGCGCAGAGAAGAAGTGATCCAGTTTATCTACAATACCTACGGACGCGACCGGGCCGGTATTGTGGCAACAGTAACACAGGTACATTGGCGTACGGCTATCCGGGACGTGGGCAAGGCTATGGGCTTATCATTGGATGCGGTCGATTTCCTGGCAAAGTCAGGCTATGAAATTTCGGCTGGCTGGCTCGAAGGAAAGGCCAAAGCCGGGAATGGATTCATGGCAACAGATCCGCATATCCGCAAGGCTATAGAGCTGGCAATTGAATACGAAGGCTTTCCCCGGCAGCTGGGGCAGCATACAGGAGGCTTTGTAATTACCAACAGCAAGCTATTTGAATTATGCCCGATCCTGAACGCAACAATGGAAGGGCGTACCTGTATTGAGTGGAATAAGGATGATATTGAGGCGTTGGGATTTCTGAAGATGGATATTCTTGCCTTAGGTATGCTGACCTGCGTCCGCAAAAGTTTTAACCTGATTGAACAGCATTATGGCCGGACGCTCACTTTAGCCAGTGTCCCTTATGAAGATGATCCGCGGGTTTACGATATGATCTGCCAGGCAGATACGATCGGCGTATTCCAGATAGAAAGCCGTGCGCAGATGTCTATGCTGCCGCGACTGCGGCCCCGCTGCTTTTATGATCTCGTAATCCAGGTGGCCATTGTCCGGCCCGGCCCGATACAAGGGGACATGGTGCATCCCTACCTGACCAGGAGAAATAACCCGGAGTTGATCAGCTATCCTTCGAAGGGACTGGAAGAAATCCTGGGTCGTACTTTAGGAGTGCCCCTATTCCAGGAGCAGGCTATGGAAATTGCGATCGTTGCAGCTGGGTTTACACCGGCTGAAGCGGACGGGCTGCGTCGCAGTATGGCAACCTTTAAAGCGAAGGGACAGGTAACACAGTGGCGGCAGAAGCTGGTAAGTGGTATGGTCGAGAGAGGCTACCAGGAGGACTTTGCCGGTCGTGTATTCAAACAGCTGGAGGGTTTTGGTTCATACGGATTCCCGGAAAGTCATGCGGCCAGCTTTGCGTTGTTGGCCTACATATCTTCCTGGATCAAATATTATTACCCCGATGTCTTTTGCTGTGCCCTGTTAAACAGTCAGCCGATGGGTTTTTACCAGCCCGCACAGATCGTTATCGACGCCCGGAAGCATGGTGTTGAGGTAAGGCCGGTCGATGTCAATTTTTCGCAATGGGATAGTACACTGGAAGCAGCTACAGGAAAATACCATGCGGTAAGATTAGGTTTGCGGCAGGTCGGAGGCGCTAAAGAAACAGAAATGCAGCTGCTGGTGAAAAGCCGGACACAACCTTACCGGACTATTGACCAATTGCATAATATCGGTATCTCCCAGGCTTCATTGGAACGGCTGGCCGATGCCGATGCTTTCAGATCAATGGGATTAGACCGAAGAGACTCCTTGTGGCAGATAGCGGCACTGGCCGATAAGCCGGTCGGTTTATTTCAAGGTCAGCCTTCAGAAAGCGAACATGAACCCGAAGTGCAATTACCACAGCTAAGCCAGGTAGAGCATGTATTGCAGGACTACAGCAGTACCGGCTTATCCCTGAATGCCCACCCGGTCAGCTTTGTACGTGACAGGCTATTCAGGCAGAAAGTACTTGCCAATAAAGAGCTGGAATTATGGCCCGATGGAACCTTTGTTCGCGTATCAGGGCTTGTGCTGGTAAAACAGCGCCCCGGTACGGCTTCCGGTATCTGTTTTATTACCATTGAAGATGAAACCGGGATTGCCAACCTGGTCGTGTTCCAGTCGGTGTTTAAAACCTACCGCAAAGAGATTATGCATTCGCGGTTACTAATGGTTTCCGGAACGCTGCAGAAAGCAGATAATGTTACTCACGTGGTTGTCCGACGCTGCTATAATATGAACTGGTTGTTACAGGAAGCTGCTAAGCCAAAGGAATTGCCGGCGCGTGTAAAATCCAAAAAGGCATTGGAACAGCAGGTTGTGCAGGGGGAGTTGTTTCCGAGCAGGAGCTTTAAGTAG